A window of the Brassica napus cultivar Da-Ae chromosome C5, Da-Ae, whole genome shotgun sequence genome harbors these coding sequences:
- the LOC106362024 gene encoding 26S proteasome regulatory subunit 6A homolog, with protein sequence MATPMVEDTSSFEEDQLASMSTEDIVRATRLLDNEIRILKEDAQRTNLECDSYKEKIKENQEKIKLNKQLPYLVGNIVEILEMNPEDDAEEDGANIDLDSQRKGKCVVLKTSTRQTIFLPVVGLVDPDSLKPGDLVGVNKDSYLILDTLPSEYDSRVKAMEVDEKPTEDYNDIGGLEKQIQELVEAIVLPMTHKERFEKLGVRPPKGVLLYGPPGTGKTLMARACAAQTNATFLKLAGPQLVQMFIGDGAKLVRDAFQLAKEKAPCIIFIDEIDAIGTKRFDSEVSGDREVQRTMLELLNQLDGFSSDERIKVIAATNRADILDPALMRSGRLDRKIEFPHPTEEARARILQIHSRKMNVHPDVNFEELARSTDDFNGAQLKAVCVEAGMLALRRDATEVNHEDFNEGIIQVQAKKKASLNYYA encoded by the exons ATGGCAACTCCGATGGTAGAAGACACGTCAAGCTTCGAAGAGGATCAGCTCGCGTCCATGTCCACCGAAGACATCGTTAGAGCTACTCGTCTCCTCGACAACGAGATTCGAATTCTCAAG GAAGACGCACAAAGAACAAATCTTGAATGtgattcttacaaggagaagaTAAAGGAGAATCAGGAGAAGATTAAACTCAACAAGCAGCTTCCTTACTTGGTTGGCAACATTGTAGAG ATCTTGGAGATGAATCCTGAAGACGATGCTGAGGAAGACGGTGCTAATATTGACCTTGACTCGCAACGGAAGGGGAAGTGTGTTGTGTTGAAAACCTCTACACGACAG ACAATCTTTCTACCAGTTGTCGGCCTGGTGGATCCCGATAGCCTGAAGCCTGGTGATTTGGTTGGAGTTAATAAAGACAGTTACCTGATTTTGGACACCTTGCCATCAGAGTATGACTCTAGGGTTAAAGCCATGGAGGTCGATGAGAAACCTACCGAAGATTACAATGACATTGGAGGACTAGAGAAGCAG ATCCAAGAGCTTGTAGAGGCAATTGTGCTCCCTATGACCCACAAGGAGCGTTTCGAGAAGCTGGGTGTTCGTCCACCAAAGGGAGTGCTCTTGTATGGTCCTCCAGGGACTGGTAAAACCTTAATGGCACGTGCCTGTGCAGCACAGACCAATGCCACCTTTCTCAAATTGGCAGGTCCTCAATTGGTCCAG ATGTTTATTGGAGACGGAGCAAAACTTGTCCGTGATGCCTTTCAACTAGCGAAAGAGAAAGCTCCTTGCATCATCTTCATAGATGAAATCGATGCCATTGGTACCAAGCGTTTTGACag TGAAGTAAGTGGAGATAGGGAAGTGCAGAGGACTATGTTGGAGCTGCTCAACCAGCTTGATGGATTCAGTAGCGATGAGCGTATTAAG GTTATAGCAGCCACTAACCGTGCAGATATTCTGGACCCAGCGCTCATGCGTTCTGGTCGATTAGACAGGAAGATTGAGTTCCCACATCCAACAGAAGAAGCAAGAGCCAGAATCTTGCAG ATCCACTCGAGGAAGATGAATGTACACCCAGACGTCAACTTTGAGGAGCTTGCAAGATCGACAGATGATTTCAATGGCGCTCAACTGAAAGCAGTATGTGTAGAGGCTGGCATGTTAGCTCTTCGTCGTGATGCCACAGAG GTGAACCATGAGGACTTCAATGAAGGTATCATCCAAGTCCAGGCCAAGAAGAAAGCAAGTTTGAACTACTACGCCTAA